In Mytilus edulis chromosome 13, xbMytEdul2.2, whole genome shotgun sequence, a single window of DNA contains:
- the LOC139500424 gene encoding uncharacterized protein produces MLSNNTTVNSVDQPKSVYGIPNEADLKYCCYEAFLIHNYLFAVVYLIAYAYGMSLIIKYVKLLIRQSLMLTILVLAILSEVCTITFLLIDPYGLLKRMPEIISTFLWKVPDTIILWNFSLLHYFLSKQTRLHIGMPEIKNFNLLLMCCFVESVLLVICTILTCFQVTTFPLPVINDGIVTIFAFLLLSVFIYGAPQLSQYIRETKKASKSFIEFSSFRKREEFKTSPLLDTYQKRLNFPKIRKSESSFRKISLTSFSDSSVIEGKVPVEKHQAISKTIKRPCNLNIKPNCFTDDVLNFGENAQSRKMKNEDSILDISKNNYITPNTSTDYKELPQEQCHCAKFLDLDNGMIPEIYYFDDVRHEHSKSISNEQGYLADGECHSHISENSSESRSKSFDTEQTASENNRTKKAGFPVSISFLSLYRVRQFKMLQRMLKVCYIQTFSLGILIICKLYIIFGEYGGIFYTRRLKPVPWLVFQSLYR; encoded by the coding sequence ATGTTAAGCAACAATACGACAGTTAATTCGGTGGATCAACCGAAATCTGTGTATGGTATTCCGAATGAAGCTGATTTGAAATATTGTTGTTATGAGGCTTTTCTCATTCATAACTATTTATTCGCAGTCGTATATTTAATAGCCTATGCATATGGGATGTCCTTGATTATTAAATATGTCAAGCTTTTAATTCGACAAAGTCTGATGCTTACTATTTTAGTATTAGCCATTTTATCTGAAGTTTGCACCATTACGTTTTTATTGATTGACCCGTATGGTCTTTTGAAGAGAATGCCAGAAATAATCTCAACTTTCCTTTGGAAAGTACCAGACACGATAATACTATGGAATTTTTCCCTACTTCattactttttatcaaaacaaactcGATTACACATAGGTATGCCGGAAATAAagaattttaatttgttgttgaTGTGTTGTTTCGTCGAGTCAGTGCTTTTAGTAATATGTACAATCTTGACATGCTTTCAAGTGACTACATTTCCGCTTCCGGTAATCAACGATGGAATTgttaccatatttgcttttctGTTACTGTCTGTTTTTATATACGGAGCACCACAGTTATCGCAATATATAAGGGAAACAAAGAAAGCAAGCAAAAGTTTTATTGAATTCAGCTCATTTAGGAAGAGAGAGGAGTTTAAAACTTCTCCATTATTAGATACTTACCAGAAACGACTGAACTTTCCAAAGATAAGGAAATCCGAAAGTTCTTTTAGGAAGATATCACTGACAAGTTTTTCTGACTCTTCTGTAATTGAAGGAAAGGTACCAGTTGAAAAACATCAGGCCATATCAAAGACGATAAAACGTCCCTGCAATTTAAACATAAAGCCAAATTGTTTTACTGATGATGTTCTAAACTTCGGAGAAAATGCACAAAGTAGGAAGATGAAAAACGAAGATTCTATTCTCGATATCAGTAAAAATAACTATATAACTCCAAATACTTCAACGGACTATAAAGAATTGCCTCAGGAACAGTGTCATTGTGCTAAATTTCTTGACCTTGACAATGGAATGATACCCGAGATATACTACTTCGATGACGTTAGACATGAACATTCAAAATCTATTTCAAATGAGCAAGGGTACTTAGCTGATGGCGAATGCCATAGTCATATTTCTGAAAATAGTTCAGAGTCTAGAAGCAAATCATTTGACACTGAACAAACAGCATCGGAAAACAATCGAACAAAGAAAGCAGGATTTCCGGTTTCGATTTCATTTTTAAGTTTGTACAGGGTACGACAATTTAAAATGTTACAACGAATGTTAAAAGTATGCTATATCCAAACATTTTCTTTGGGAATTTTGATTATATGTAAGCTTTATATTATATTCGGTGAATATGGAGGGATATTTTATACCAGACGTTTAAAACCTGTACCATGGCTTGTGTTCCAGTCCTTATACAGGTAA